The DNA region CACAGAGCGATCCACAGAATCGCAAGTTTACTCGTGATCTTGGTCATGAAAGTCGTTCCACTGAAGAAATTCGCTGTTCCCACCCCTTCATGCAGCTCCGCTCACGGCACCCATGTGGTAAAGTCCGCCGCGCTCTGTCGGGATTTCGGCGCCGGCATATCGGCCGGTTCGCCAAGACTGATCGTTGCCACGATACGCTCGCCCTCGCCTGCGCCGACGGCCGATCGACCGTTCGGGTCATCCATGATCGCGCCAGTCTTTACATGTGTTCCAAGGCCCATCGCGCACGCCGCGAGACAGAGGTTCTGAATCGCCATATACGTCGCGGCGTAATCCTCTTCGAGGATCTCCGGATTCTCGTCGCGCATCATGCTGACGGCCAGCATGGCGGGAAGAGCGCAATGCGTCGCCGAGACCTTCTCCACCACGTCCTGAGCAGCTTGAGGATCCTCGACTCGTTTCGCCTTTCGGAGCCCAAGCGCATGGCCGTACGCCGCGCGCGCTTCGGGGCCGAGGACATAGAAACGCCACGGCTCAGTCATGCGGTGGTTCGGCGCCAGGACGGCCATCGACAGCATCTGCTTAATGGACTCTTCGGAAATGGCTCGGTCGGTGAACCTCTTGATCGAGCGACGAGCTGTGATGGCGTCGAAAATATCCATGCAGTCTGAGTCCAGTCATGTTGAGATACGGGAGGGTAAGGTTGCCAATCTGCAGGGAGCGCCCCGACTGGAAAAGTCGCCGACCGTCACCTACTGTCGCCCATCCCGATTCGAGGAGTAACTGTGTCGTTCCGCAAGGAGCTGGGCCGCTTCGATACGGCGATGGTTGTCGTCGGCGGAATTATCGGTGCGGGGATCTTCATCAATCCCTATATCGTCGCGCAGCGACTCGACTCCCCGGCCCTGGTCATGGCCGCGTGGATCGCCGGCGGAGTCGTAGCTCTGGCCGGTGCACTCACCTTCGCGGAACTGGGTACGCTCTTCCCTAAGGCTGGCGGACACTACGCCTACCTGCGGACCGCCTACCACCCACTGGCAGGATTCCTCTATGGATGGGGCCTTCTGCTGATGATCGAAGGTGGAGCCATCGCGGCGGTCGGGATCACCTTCGCGGAGTACACACTCCGCCTCGTCGGCAGGCCTGAAACGGATGGTCGCGTGCTGACCGCATTGGCCATCGCCGTCGTCGCCGCGATCAACTACGTCGGGGTGAAGCCGGGAAGCAGGGTGCTCAACACATTCGTAGTCCTCAAATTGCTCCCACTCGGACTGCTCATTGGAGCGGGCCTGTTCCTCCCGCTCGGCGCGGAGGCACCCGGAGCTGTCGGAGCGGTGACCGGCAGCGGCGCCACGGGCGACCCGCCGCTACTTCTCTTTGCGTTTGGGGCGGCGATGATTCCCGTGATGTTCTCCTATGGTGGATGGCAGAATGCCAACTACGTCGCCGAGGAGATGAAGGACCCGGTCCGGGACCTCCCGATCGGACTACTGGCCGGGACCGGCCTGGTCGTAGTCGTCTACGGCCTCGTGAACGTCGTCTACCTGCGAACGCTGGGGCACGCCGGATTGGCGGCCACTCAGACGCCGGCGTCCGACGCGGCGCGGCTCCTGTTCGGAGACACTGGCGATAATCTGATTACGCTGGGCATCGCCGTATCCACGTTCGGATTCCTCAATCTCACCATGCTTGCACCGACACGAGTGTACTACGCCATGGCGAGGGACGGACTCTTTCCGGAGAGCGTCGCTCGACTCCACCCCAGATTCGCCACGCCGTCCGTGGCAATTGTGATCCAGTCCGTATGGGCAGTCGTGCTGGTCTTCACCGGGACCTACGGCCAGCTCGTCGACTACGTCGTGTCGGCGGACTGGATCTTCTTCGGAGCCGCGGGCGCGAGCCTGTTCGTGTTCCGGCGGAAATTCCCACTGGAGGATCGAGCCGAAGGCGTGTTTGTCACGCCACTCTATCCACTCGTCCCGGGCTTATTCGTTGCGGTGTCCATTCTGATCGTGGCCAGCGTCCTGTGGACGAACCCGGTGCGATCCGGTATCGGACTCGGCCTGCTCGCGGCCGGGGTGCCCGCTTACCTTTTCTGGAGTAGCCGGATCCAGCCCTCTTCGGGACACTCGGAATGAGCGACAGCAGTTGGCCCACCACCTGGGCGCCCTACATGACCTGGTCGAAGCATCATTCGAAGGCATCCTGTGACCTGACCGGATCGAATCTCCTGCCGTGTACACTGGACGAGCTTCCCGGGGCCCGGGAGGCCATGGATCTTTATGGTCGAAACGACGACGGGTGGCCACCGCTCGTGCGTGCGATCGCGACCCGCTACGGCGTCGACGAGGCCCAAGTCGGAACAGGGCCGGGGGCATCGGGCGCGAACTTCTTGGCACTCGCGGCTCTGCTACGCCCGGGCGACACGCTGCTCGCTGAGTGGCCGGGGTACGACCCACACATGGGTGCAGCGCGTTTTCTAGGAGCTCAGGTCAACACCTTCGAGCGCGGATGGGCACAGGACTTCAGCCTCGATCCAGCTCAGGTTGAGGCAGCTCTCACGAGTGATACCAAGGCCATTATTCTGACGAATCTACACAACCCATCGGGCGTGTACGCCGAGCCTGAAGCCTTGAGCGCAGTGGGTGATCTCGCGCGCTCCGTCGGTGCGAAGGTCATCGTCGACGAGGTCTATCTCGACGCCCTCGAGGGTGTAGAGCAGTCACCGGCCGCCACCCGAGATGACGTCTTTATTTCGACGAACAGCCTCACCAAGTCCTACGGCCTCGCCGGAGTTCGCGTTGGATGGATGTTGGCAGATCCTGAGACGACGGAGCGTGCGCTGCGTATCCGCGATGTGGTCGACGCAGTCGGATCGATTCCCTCTGAAACGATCGGGGTCCTGGCCTTTCAGCATCTCGACGCGCTTCTGGATCGAGCACGGGGCATCCTCGGACCGGGAGCGACTCTGTTTCGGACCTTCGTCGAAGGACGCGACGAGCTCGAATGGGTTCCTCCCTTGGGCGGATCGGTCGGGTTTCCAAGACTTAAGGGCGCCACAGATGCTACTCCGTTCGTCGACATGGCCATGTCCGACTTCGATGTGGGGGTGACGCCTGGGAGATTCTTCGGCGCTCGCGAGCACTTCCGTGTTGCCGTCGCCGGGGAGTACGAAGTGCTGGAACGGGGTCTGGTGGCCTTGGGCCAGGCGCTGGACCAATGGAGTGACCGAGGCGCCTGAGGACGCTACCCCGCGGTCGCGTCCGGCGAGCTCTGGATCGCTGCAACGGTGAAGCCAGCCGCGACTGACAATACAGCGCTGTAGAAGCCCCGGCCCAGGAGCATCGGCGCCGCCTTGATGGGCTCATCCATGGTGATGATATCGGGAAACGCCTCGGCGAGACCGTAGTTCCCCCCGTTACAGAGAACACCCCAGAAGACCGTGCCGGCCATGACTGCTCCGATCGTCTTACCCATCCTGTTCTCTCCAACTGCGGAGCCCTTGGGTCCGCGGACGGCTTCTGCAGCCAAGCCTCCTCCGTCGTTGAACGCCTTCAGAGCCCGACCAAGTTCGCGGTCATGCGGCACCTGAAGGTCCTCCCGGAAACCGGCCGGGTCGTCGCTATCCGAGCCAGGATTTCCGTTCCGGACTAGCTGCTGAGTTTGACGCGCTGAGCATGCATGGAATACCGTGGCTCTCCACTGATACAGCGGGACAAGCCCGCGGAGAGGATCATGGACACGTCGGGAAAAACGACCCGCGCTGTCGGACCCTTGGGCGATTCGCGTTGCCTGGGGCTCTGTCTGGGCATCGCCCTTAGCTCGGCCTGCTCAGATTATCGAGAACCCGTCGACTTGATTCTGACCGGCGGCTACGTGGCGGTCGTAGACGACTCGTTCTATGTGGCGGAGACGGTTGTCATCCGCGATGGCCGGGTGCTCGCAGTTGGTGGGAACGAACTCACCAACACGTACGTAGCCGAACGCACGGTAGAGCTGCTCGGACGGCTCGTTGTCCCCGGCTTCAACGACTCCCATACCCACATTCGAGGCAGCGCACCTAGACATATCGACCTCGGTGGTGTCGAGTCCATTGCAGCCATCCAGTCGCTGATCAGGGCAAAAGCCACCGAACTCGGTGAGGGAGAGTGGATCACTGGCTATGGATGGAGCGAGGATGAATTGGTTGAGGACCGGCGACCTCTGCGAGGGGACCTCGATGCGGCGGCACCCGCAAACCCGGTCATCCTCACCCGGGCTGGTGGTCACAGCGGCGTCGCGAATTCTCTCGCCCTGTCTCTCGCGGATATCGACGACAGCACGCCTCAGCCTGAAGGCGGAGTCATCGAGCTCGGCGACGACGGACGACTCAACGGTGTCATTCGAGAGCGGCATGGACTGGTCAGCCGCCACGTACCCGATGCGACGCCCGAGGAGATTCGTGCGAGCCAGATCGAGATGCTGAGGAACCAACTTGAGCTCGGGATCACGAGTTTCATTCAGGCCGGAGAAACGCCCAAGGGATACGCGCGGTGGAAAAGCATCTACGACGAGGTCGGAGAAGGACTCCCGCGTGCTACCGTTCAGATTCGATGGAGCAGTGCTGCCCGCCTCGCAGAGTTCGGTCAGATCACCGGAGACGGCAACGATCGCCTTCGCGTAGGCGCTATCAAAGTGCTCGTCGACGGTGGATTCACGGGACCCGCAGCATACACCCTTGAGCCCTACAAAGGAGAGTCGGAATACCGCGGTCTGCTCAATGTGCCGGAGAGCGAGTTACGGGCGTTGATCAGCGAAGCGCATGCCCTCGGCTGGCAGCTTGGATTCCATGCAATCGGAGATGCGGCGATTGAGCTCACCGTCGATGCCCTTACCGACGCACTCGACGAGAACCCTCGCACAGACCATCGGCACTACCTGAATCACTTCACCGTGCCGCCACCCGTTGAGACCCTGGACCTCATGGCTCAGTACAACATTGCCATCGCCCAGCAACCGAACTTCACCTACACGCTGGAGGGCCGGTACGTCGCGAACCTCGACGGCGACCGCCTGGCCCACAACAACCCGGTCCGCGGCCCCATGGACCATGGCATCTTCATGGCCTTGGGAAGTGACATTCTCCCGATCGATCCGCTTGTCGGCCTTTACGCGGCGGTGACACGAAAGGGAATGTCCGGCGAGGTGTTCGGTCCGGAGGAGGCGATCAGCATCGAGGATGCCATCCGAGGGTATACCGCGAACGGAGCCTGGCTGACCTTCGAGGAGGAATCCAAGGGCACTCTCGAGCCCGGGATGCTCGCCGATGTCGTCGTGCTTTCGGAGAATCTTCTCACCCTCGATCCGGAGAACATCATGGAGGTCGAAGTAGACATGACCATCGTAGGAGGTCGAGTCCTGTTCGAGAGGCCGGACGGCAACCAGTGACGACTTCTCGACTGCTTCTGCTCAGCGTGCTTATGACCGCGTGCGGCGGGGACCGAGAGCCTGAGCCGCTTCACTTTGCGCTTGTTCAGCCAGCGCTCTTCGAAGCAGGCGGTGCCCTGACTGACGCGTGGGCCGACATCGATCTGGACAACGACCCAGATCGTTTCGTCGGCTTCAACGACGCTCCGAGCCGACTCTACCGGAACGACATGATCGGCGGGTTTGCGGATATCGCACCCGAGATCGGACTCGCGATCGACCGCTCGATCCGCACATCGGCGTGGGGGGACTTTGATGCCGACGGGGATCCAGACCTGCTTCTCGGTTTTGCAGGAGACGCGCCGGTGACGGCCCTCTATCGCAACGACCGCGACGATGGATTCGTGAACGTGGCGTCCGAAGTGGGACTTGAGCTTGAAGAAGGCACGACGCGCCAGGCTTCCTGGATCGACTTCGATGAAGATGGAGACCTGGATCTGTTCCTTGGCATGCGTGATCGGGAGAACCATCTGTTCGAGAACAGAGGTGGCGACGGATTCCTGGATGTCGCCGAGGCAGTGGGCGTGGCGGACACTCGACGCACGGTGGGGGCGGTCTGGTTCGATACGGGTGGCGGACGACTCGACCTCATGGTCGCAAACATGAACGGCGACGCAAACGCTCTGTACTTCCAGACTGAGGATGGCTTTGTGGAGGCGCTTCATCTGTCCGGCCTGCGGGAAGGAGGGAGGGCCCTGGGCGACGAAGCTCAAGGGTCGGTTCGTCCCTGTGTCGTCGACTTCGACGGGGACGGCGAGCTCGATCTCTTCTTTGCGAACTATGGCCCGAACGGGCTTCTCGTCCTCCAGACCGATGGGACCTGGCTGAACGTGGCTCCCCGCTTCGGCCTCGCGATCGACTCTCGGTACGACACCTGTGCCTGGGGCGATTTCGACAACGACGGCTCGATCGACCTTTATGTGAACGGCACGGTAGGCGTGGAGCACTATCGGGACTGGCTCATGCGCAGGAACGACGGAGAAGCGTTCGTCGACGTCACTCCCCCGGAGATCCTAAACCTGAACGCGAGTCACGGGGCGACCTGGGTAGACTACGACCTCGATGGTGATCTCGACCTCGCACTCGCCGGAGCGGCCGAAGATGGAATGCATCACTTGGTCCAGAATTTGCTGCGGCCCGAATACTCCTGGCACTCGCTCAAGGTGCGGATTCTCGACGGTGATGGGCACGCGACCCGCGCCGGATCAGAGGTTCGGCTCTATGCGGCCGGGTCCGATCGCGTGCTAGGCACGCGTATCATGGACACCGGCTCGGGCTATGACTCGCAGTCCGATCTTCCGGTTCATTTCGGCGTTCCGGGCGGCCAGCCTGTCGATGTCGAGATCACGATTCTCGTTGCCGGACAACGGCGCTCGATTCGACTCGAGGGCATCGATCCACGTGACTTCAGAGGCGTTCCACTTTCCATCAAGATCGGTCCGAACGGTGTGATCAGCCCGTAGGCGATCACGACGCAGGGTAATCGACTTCCCGCGGCACTAGGCCTAAAAGGATCCCGTGACGCTCATGTGCCTCAGCCTAGCGGCACCGGAGTTCTCTCCCGTGTTCATGAAGAGAGCGGCCAGTCGACCCAAGGGAGTCGGAGGACCTGGCTCCGCGGTACCTACCCAACCGTGTCGGGCGAGTGAGAGCGCCCTGGGTGCGCTCGAGTCCTGGGGGAGGCCACCGCAGACCAGAACTCACGGCATCCGCAGAGGAGCCCGACAGACCTTTCGATACCTAGTCGTTCACTTCCATCCCCACTCCAGATCTCCACCTCTGTAGTCGGCTCTACCAGCTGTCGGTACGCCCCTGTGCCGTATAGAACAGTACCCGTTCCTTGACCGGCTCCCCTGTGAGTCGCGTCCACGCCTCCGCGTACAAGTCCACCTGTCGCCGGTACGACTCCGTCCGTGACGCAAAGTCAGGGTCAGTACCGACATCTGTCTTGTAGTCCGCGATCACCCAGCCACCGCGCTCGCGGAACGCGAGGTCAACGACCCCCTCCAGCACCACCACATGGTCGCCCTCGGCCGGCAACTCATCTGCCCTGGCCTCTTCGGCCAGCAGCTCTTCGCCGTCCTCGAGCCCCCCCTCGGTTGAGCGGCCCTGCTCGTGTGTGGATTCAGTCGGCGCCGCGAACATGTCCAACTGACGCCTACCCAGGCCTCCTCCACCGGCTGTCCCAGGCACGTGTCGCATCACCTGAGACGGCCGATCGACAGAGATGCCCGGTACGGCAAAGGCAACCTCGACCAGCTTGCGATCCGCCGATTCCGAACGGGCCCACAGCTTCGAAGCACGGACCGTCTGCACGAGGTCCAACAACTCCTTAAGCTCGATTGGCTCGCCGTGGTCGTCGAGCGGCCTTTGATGCTCCACTAGCAAATCTCGACACGCGGCGCGCAGTGCAGGGTCACCGGGGTCCGTTGCGGTAACAGCTAAGGCTCCGTGCACTGCAGACCCCCATGCGAATCCCCTGTAGTCACGAGAACGCGGGGCGCCGCTGGCCTCCGGAGTGTCCCCTTTCGAGGAAGCCGTGCCACCCGATTTCGCCAGATGGGTAACCGTGGTGTGCTCGTGCGTCGGAGTTCGTCTGGATTCCAACCGTTGCGTCGCCGCGGAAACCGCTTGTTCGACCGCGGTCGGATCCAGTTGGACTTCCTCTCGCTCCGGGGGAGGCTTCGGGGTCAGCTCCAGCCGCACGGCGTTGTCCAGAAGCCAGGGGTCCAGAGCGGCCCACACCGACCTGCCCTTCCCGTCCGGCCACTGTCCGATCACCAGCTCTTCTCGGGCGCGTGTGACCGCGACATACAGGAGACGAACCTCTTCCGCTCGCTCGAACGCAGC from Longimicrobiales bacterium includes:
- a CDS encoding nitroreductase, which translates into the protein MDIFDAITARRSIKRFTDRAISEESIKQMLSMAVLAPNHRMTEPWRFYVLGPEARAAYGHALGLRKAKRVEDPQAAQDVVEKVSATHCALPAMLAVSMMRDENPEILEEDYAATYMAIQNLCLAACAMGLGTHVKTGAIMDDPNGRSAVGAGEGERIVATISLGEPADMPAPKSRQSAADFTTWVP
- a CDS encoding amino acid permease, with product MSFRKELGRFDTAMVVVGGIIGAGIFINPYIVAQRLDSPALVMAAWIAGGVVALAGALTFAELGTLFPKAGGHYAYLRTAYHPLAGFLYGWGLLLMIEGGAIAAVGITFAEYTLRLVGRPETDGRVLTALAIAVVAAINYVGVKPGSRVLNTFVVLKLLPLGLLIGAGLFLPLGAEAPGAVGAVTGSGATGDPPLLLFAFGAAMIPVMFSYGGWQNANYVAEEMKDPVRDLPIGLLAGTGLVVVVYGLVNVVYLRTLGHAGLAATQTPASDAARLLFGDTGDNLITLGIAVSTFGFLNLTMLAPTRVYYAMARDGLFPESVARLHPRFATPSVAIVIQSVWAVVLVFTGTYGQLVDYVVSADWIFFGAAGASLFVFRRKFPLEDRAEGVFVTPLYPLVPGLFVAVSILIVASVLWTNPVRSGIGLGLLAAGVPAYLFWSSRIQPSSGHSE
- a CDS encoding pyridoxal phosphate-dependent aminotransferase, whose translation is MSDSSWPTTWAPYMTWSKHHSKASCDLTGSNLLPCTLDELPGAREAMDLYGRNDDGWPPLVRAIATRYGVDEAQVGTGPGASGANFLALAALLRPGDTLLAEWPGYDPHMGAARFLGAQVNTFERGWAQDFSLDPAQVEAALTSDTKAIILTNLHNPSGVYAEPEALSAVGDLARSVGAKVIVDEVYLDALEGVEQSPAATRDDVFISTNSLTKSYGLAGVRVGWMLADPETTERALRIRDVVDAVGSIPSETIGVLAFQHLDALLDRARGILGPGATLFRTFVEGRDELEWVPPLGGSVGFPRLKGATDATPFVDMAMSDFDVGVTPGRFFGAREHFRVAVAGEYEVLERGLVALGQALDQWSDRGA
- a CDS encoding amidohydrolase, giving the protein MILTGGYVAVVDDSFYVAETVVIRDGRVLAVGGNELTNTYVAERTVELLGRLVVPGFNDSHTHIRGSAPRHIDLGGVESIAAIQSLIRAKATELGEGEWITGYGWSEDELVEDRRPLRGDLDAAAPANPVILTRAGGHSGVANSLALSLADIDDSTPQPEGGVIELGDDGRLNGVIRERHGLVSRHVPDATPEEIRASQIEMLRNQLELGITSFIQAGETPKGYARWKSIYDEVGEGLPRATVQIRWSSAARLAEFGQITGDGNDRLRVGAIKVLVDGGFTGPAAYTLEPYKGESEYRGLLNVPESELRALISEAHALGWQLGFHAIGDAAIELTVDALTDALDENPRTDHRHYLNHFTVPPPVETLDLMAQYNIAIAQQPNFTYTLEGRYVANLDGDRLAHNNPVRGPMDHGIFMALGSDILPIDPLVGLYAAVTRKGMSGEVFGPEEAISIEDAIRGYTANGAWLTFEEESKGTLEPGMLADVVVLSENLLTLDPENIMEVEVDMTIVGGRVLFERPDGNQ
- a CDS encoding CRTAC1 family protein; this encodes MTTSRLLLLSVLMTACGGDREPEPLHFALVQPALFEAGGALTDAWADIDLDNDPDRFVGFNDAPSRLYRNDMIGGFADIAPEIGLAIDRSIRTSAWGDFDADGDPDLLLGFAGDAPVTALYRNDRDDGFVNVASEVGLELEEGTTRQASWIDFDEDGDLDLFLGMRDRENHLFENRGGDGFLDVAEAVGVADTRRTVGAVWFDTGGGRLDLMVANMNGDANALYFQTEDGFVEALHLSGLREGGRALGDEAQGSVRPCVVDFDGDGELDLFFANYGPNGLLVLQTDGTWLNVAPRFGLAIDSRYDTCAWGDFDNDGSIDLYVNGTVGVEHYRDWLMRRNDGEAFVDVTPPEILNLNASHGATWVDYDLDGDLDLALAGAAEDGMHHLVQNLLRPEYSWHSLKVRILDGDGHATRAGSEVRLYAAGSDRVLGTRIMDTGSGYDSQSDLPVHFGVPGGQPVDVEITILVAGQRRSIRLEGIDPRDFRGVPLSIKIGPNGVISP